In the Dioscorea cayenensis subsp. rotundata cultivar TDr96_F1 chromosome 12, TDr96_F1_v2_PseudoChromosome.rev07_lg8_w22 25.fasta, whole genome shotgun sequence genome, one interval contains:
- the LOC120273775 gene encoding flavonol sulfotransferase-like has product MASIPPAFSQCFPSPKTQEDNERDEEIYKSYDNVTSQLPILHHWPPFSLLHYQSCWIPNVLLPITMAIQSYFNPRPADILLVTNPKSGTTWLKALAFATLHRHTYSLSDHPLLTTTPHDCVPFLETLFSHRTIPHLNILPSPTIFTTHLPLPLLPKSVLSCRIVYLCREPKDTFVSLWSFNERMSISLSGATNRNEGFEFNKAFQLFSQGIAPFGPFWDHELGYWNGSLRRPEKVLFLRYEKMMEDPVNHLRRLAEFMGCPFSTEEQRDGVMEDLVGLCSFDKLSNLEVNKSAVNIDGETSKAPMAPNYYFRKGKVGDWVNHLSIEMAEKLDAITKEKLHGSGLSFETSTAASICASSQV; this is encoded by the coding sequence ATGGCAAGCATACCACCAGCTTTCTCTCAATGCTTCCCTTCACCAAAGACCCAAGAAGACAatgaaagagatgaagaaatCTATAAGTCCTATGACAACGTCACCTCCCAACTCCCCATCCTCCACCATTGGCCGCCATTTTCCCTTCTCCATTACCAATCCTGTTGGATTCCTAACGTCCTCCTGCCCATCACTATGGCCATCCAATCCTATTTCAACCCTCGTCCTGCCGACATCCTTCTTGTTACCAACCCTAAATCAGGCACCACATGGTTAAAAGCTCTGGCCTTTGCCACCCTCCATCGCCACACCTACTCCCTCTCCGATCACCCTCTTCTTACCACCACTCCTCATGACTGTGTTCCTTTCCTTGAAACTTTATTCAGTCACCGCACCATCCCTCATCTCAACATTTTACCATCTCCCACAATCTTTACTACACATTTACCTTTACCTTTGCTACCTAAGAGTGTTCTCAGCTGCCGCATTGTTTATCTCTGTCGTGAACCTAAGGATACTTTTGTGTCACTGTGGAGCTTCAATGAGAGGATGAGCATTAGCTTGAGTGGAGCTACTAATAGAAATGAAGGCTTTGAGTTCAACAAAGCATTCCAGTTGTTCTCCCAAGGGATAGCTCCTTTTGGCCCTTTCTGGGATCATGAGCTGGGATACTGGAATGGGAGCTTGAGAAGGCCTGAGAAGGTGCTGTTCTTGAGGTATGAGAAGATGATGGAGGATCCAGTGAATCATTTGAGAAGACTGGCTGAGTTCATGGGCTGTCCTTTTTCCACGGAGGAACAGAGAGATGGAGTGATGGAGGACCTTGTGGGGCTATGTAGCTTTGACAAGTTAAGCAACCTTGAGGTCAATAAAAGTGCTGTGAATATTGATGGGGAAACAAGTAAGGCACCAATGGCTCCTAATTATTATTTCAGGAAGGGCAAGGTTGGTGATTGGGTGAACCATTTGAGCATAGAAATGGCTGAGAAGTTGGATGCTATTACTAAGGAGAAACTCCACGGATCTGGTCTTAGTTTTGAGACTAGTACTGCAGCTTCCATCTGTGCTTCTTCTCAAGTTTAG